Proteins encoded by one window of Simiduia curdlanivorans:
- a CDS encoding SMP-30/gluconolactonase/LRE family protein, whose protein sequence is MDEVTCIWDAQATLGEGPLWVAAESSLYWLDIKQSCVHRLNTQTEARQSWLVPEQVTSIAKRKSGAFVATIRDGFVALSLGDRHSIAALHLVEANSPDNRFNDGKVDVNGRYWAGSMDDKEQRSTGALYCLDLNGAARSMDAGYCISNGPTFSPDGKRLYHTSTTERIIYQFDLDAAGELSNKRVFYRVPDLDGYPDGMTVDAEGCIWLCHFFGGKITRLSPAGEALRTIALPVSNITSCTFGGAQLDKLYITTARWGLSEQQLQSQPLAGGLFVCRPGVKGLASNEYLG, encoded by the coding sequence ATGGATGAAGTGACGTGTATTTGGGATGCGCAGGCAACCCTGGGCGAGGGGCCTCTATGGGTAGCGGCCGAGTCAAGCCTGTACTGGTTGGATATCAAGCAGTCGTGTGTGCACCGCTTAAATACTCAAACCGAGGCGCGCCAAAGTTGGCTGGTGCCAGAGCAGGTTACCAGTATTGCTAAACGAAAGTCTGGCGCTTTCGTAGCGACGATTCGCGATGGCTTTGTCGCCCTATCCTTAGGCGATCGCCATAGTATTGCCGCGTTGCATTTGGTAGAAGCTAACAGCCCCGATAACCGATTTAACGATGGCAAGGTCGATGTTAACGGTCGCTACTGGGCCGGCAGCATGGACGATAAGGAACAGCGCAGCACCGGCGCCTTGTATTGTCTCGATCTCAATGGTGCGGCGCGCTCAATGGATGCCGGTTATTGCATCAGCAACGGGCCGACCTTTTCGCCCGATGGTAAGCGTTTGTATCACACCAGCACGACCGAAAGAATCATCTATCAATTTGATTTGGATGCAGCCGGGGAGCTGAGTAACAAGCGCGTTTTTTACCGAGTGCCAGATCTCGACGGTTACCCGGATGGCATGACCGTGGATGCAGAAGGCTGCATTTGGCTGTGTCATTTTTTCGGTGGCAAAATTACTCGATTATCTCCCGCGGGTGAGGCGTTGCGTACAATTGCTTTACCGGTTTCCAATATTACTTCCTGTACCTTTGGTGGCGCCCAGTTGGATAAACTTTACATCACCACTGCGCGTTGGGGCTTGAGCGAACAGCAGTTACAAAGCCAACCGCTGGCGGGTGGATTATTTGTTTGTAGGCCAGGGGTAAAGGGTTTGGCGAGTAACGAATATTTAGGCTGA
- a CDS encoding AraC family transcriptional regulator, producing the protein MHYPLISNNFLEGYSELLAEGGIDANALFHKAQFDSHLLRWPDTLVPFDQHNHLLMLAAERLKCPHFGLALAARQGLSIFGPLAVMVSSCTTVGQALNIFSNHISLMVQTVELKLEQQGPLAQLTIVGHFDRVASTTTFQDHALALAYELVRIFCGSQWLPRAVYFQHQAPVDVKPYAHFFHSPIGFNHTHLALVFDAAILETSIDSDARLLPQKLRRYLEQRHQDDLLKQVRHVIALTLPCDECQIESVAHTIGYSKRTLQRRLSALDTSFQQLVEAVRRTQATHYIEHPYYRLTDISVLLGYSELSAFTRSFKRWFGVSPQRWKMTKRQTNKAPAS; encoded by the coding sequence ATGCACTATCCACTGATCAGTAATAACTTCTTGGAGGGTTACTCAGAGCTACTGGCGGAAGGCGGCATCGACGCCAACGCGCTGTTTCACAAAGCGCAATTTGACAGCCACCTGCTGCGCTGGCCCGACACCCTTGTTCCCTTCGATCAACACAATCATCTGCTGATGCTCGCCGCTGAGCGGCTCAAGTGCCCCCATTTCGGTTTGGCGCTAGCCGCTCGCCAAGGGCTGTCTATTTTCGGCCCCTTGGCGGTCATGGTGAGTAGTTGTACCACGGTGGGCCAGGCACTTAACATTTTTAGCAATCATATTTCATTGATGGTACAAACTGTTGAATTGAAACTGGAGCAGCAGGGGCCACTTGCCCAGCTCACGATTGTCGGCCATTTTGATCGCGTCGCGAGCACGACGACCTTCCAAGATCATGCACTGGCGTTAGCCTACGAGTTGGTCCGGATTTTTTGCGGCAGTCAGTGGCTACCGCGGGCGGTTTATTTTCAACACCAAGCACCTGTTGATGTAAAACCTTACGCGCACTTTTTTCACAGTCCGATAGGATTCAATCACACCCATTTGGCGTTAGTATTTGACGCTGCCATACTCGAGACCAGTATCGATTCGGATGCGAGACTCTTACCGCAAAAACTGCGTCGCTATCTAGAGCAGCGCCATCAAGACGATTTACTTAAACAGGTCAGGCACGTGATTGCCTTGACCTTACCCTGCGATGAATGCCAAATAGAATCTGTCGCTCATACAATCGGTTACAGCAAACGCACCTTGCAGCGGCGCCTCAGTGCCTTGGACACGAGTTTTCAGCAACTCGTCGAAGCCGTTCGTCGCACTCAGGCCACGCACTATATCGAACACCCCTATTATCGTTTAACGGATATTTCTGTGTTACTGGGTTATTCAGAACTGTCGGCATTTACCCGAAGTTTTAAGCGCTGGTTTGGTGTGTCACCGCAGCGCTGGAAGATGACCAAACGGCAAACCAACAAAGCCCCAGCCTCGTAA
- a CDS encoding GMC family oxidoreductase, with protein sequence MSKTYDYIIVGAGSAGCVLANRLSADENVQVCLIEAGGDDRNPIIYTPMGVIAALAGGLFNWLFHTKAQPTMGNRKIYCPRGKVLGGSSSINAMLYVRGQPEDYDAWAEAGNEGWSFKALLPYFKKAQHQERGASEFHGVGGPLNVAEIRNHHKLCEAFIAAGVELGEKYNDDFNGADQEGLGWYQTTQKNGQRHSAAAAYLHPVLAQRRNLTVITKALTRRVLFEGKRATGVEVEVKGEQYMLSAAREVIVSCGSFGSPQLLLLSGVGAKAKLDSQGITQVHELAGVGENLQEHVDVLVVAKDKTSTSWGVLRPRQIVRSIGALVQYLTKRSGMLSSTIAEAGGFIKSDPSLTTPDLQLHITPIAMDDHGRSLKYYFHYGMSVHVCYLRPHSRGSVSLASADPSVDPVIDLNMLSDARDVKALVAGVKKVRAMFRAQALQHSYAGEFSPGEELSSDAELETFLRMKANHVYHPVGSCKMGSDPMAVVDDQLRVHGLEALRVVDASIMPNIISGNTNAPTIMIAEKAADLILGNRYN encoded by the coding sequence ATGTCGAAGACCTATGATTACATCATTGTGGGTGCAGGTTCCGCCGGATGCGTGCTGGCTAACCGCTTGTCTGCCGATGAAAACGTTCAAGTTTGTTTGATTGAAGCCGGCGGCGACGATCGGAACCCTATTATTTATACGCCCATGGGCGTCATAGCAGCACTTGCGGGTGGGCTGTTTAACTGGCTGTTTCACACCAAAGCTCAGCCTACTATGGGCAACCGAAAGATCTATTGCCCGCGCGGCAAAGTACTGGGCGGCAGTAGCTCCATTAATGCCATGCTCTATGTGCGCGGTCAGCCCGAGGACTACGATGCCTGGGCCGAGGCAGGCAACGAAGGTTGGAGTTTTAAGGCGCTATTACCCTATTTTAAAAAGGCACAGCATCAAGAGCGTGGCGCAAGTGAGTTTCATGGCGTAGGTGGCCCGCTTAACGTTGCCGAAATAAGAAATCATCACAAGCTATGTGAAGCGTTCATTGCGGCGGGGGTGGAGCTTGGCGAAAAATACAACGACGATTTTAATGGCGCCGATCAAGAGGGCCTAGGTTGGTACCAAACCACGCAAAAAAATGGCCAGCGCCACAGCGCAGCAGCAGCCTATCTTCATCCCGTGTTAGCGCAACGCCGCAATCTAACCGTAATCACGAAAGCCTTAACCCGACGCGTGCTATTTGAGGGCAAGCGTGCCACCGGTGTAGAGGTGGAGGTTAAAGGCGAGCAATATATGCTGTCTGCGGCAAGGGAAGTGATAGTGTCTTGCGGCAGCTTTGGCTCCCCGCAACTGTTGTTACTGTCTGGCGTGGGCGCTAAGGCCAAGCTGGATAGCCAGGGTATAACGCAAGTGCATGAGCTAGCTGGCGTCGGTGAAAATCTGCAGGAGCATGTGGACGTTCTGGTGGTGGCGAAGGATAAAACGTCAACTTCGTGGGGCGTTTTACGGCCGCGTCAAATTGTGCGAAGTATTGGCGCTTTGGTTCAATACCTCACCAAGCGCAGTGGTATGTTGAGCTCCACCATTGCCGAGGCGGGCGGCTTTATCAAGTCTGATCCGAGTCTTACAACGCCGGATTTGCAATTGCACATAACCCCTATCGCCATGGATGATCACGGTCGGTCATTGAAGTATTACTTCCACTACGGCATGAGCGTGCACGTCTGCTATTTAAGGCCGCACAGTCGCGGCTCGGTGTCGCTGGCCAGTGCTGACCCCAGCGTCGATCCAGTTATCGACTTAAATATGTTAAGCGATGCCAGAGATGTAAAGGCATTGGTGGCGGGGGTAAAAAAGGTGCGCGCTATGTTCCGCGCCCAAGCCTTGCAGCATAGCTATGCTGGCGAGTTCTCACCGGGCGAGGAGCTGAGCAGCGATGCGGAGCTAGAAACCTTTTTACGTATGAAAGCTAACCATGTCTATCATCCGGTTGGCAGCTGTAAAATGGGCAGCGATCCTATGGCCGTTGTGGATGATCAATTGAGAGTGCATGGGTTGGAGGCTTTGCGGGTGGTGGATGCGTCAATTATGCCCAACATTATTTCTGGTAACACCAACGCCCCCACCATCATGATTGCAGAGAAGGCGGCAGACCTGATTTTAGGCAATCGATACAATTAA
- a CDS encoding DUF3313 family protein: MMNLVRLSTVCIALMAAPLVTAAGVEASANAGMEKVEVKRLDEVLAKPNIDWAKYTSVSITPLDMSTTTIKAPSGTHKRDIPELTEKIQAPFKDLYLKAFTREFSEDGLLAEAGSKKSGTLRIDSKILELAPTYIPDSTMNASGRNRAYTQTAGKIQMQFDIYDAATGEHLATVTDKREATKMWRENNSVQNRSQINQIMGTWARIFRTHLDDLGEK; the protein is encoded by the coding sequence ATGATGAACCTAGTGCGGTTAAGTACAGTTTGTATTGCATTAATGGCAGCGCCCTTGGTTACGGCTGCGGGCGTCGAAGCCAGCGCCAATGCGGGTATGGAAAAAGTCGAGGTCAAACGCTTAGACGAGGTGCTGGCAAAGCCAAATATCGATTGGGCCAAATACACCAGTGTCAGTATTACACCACTGGATATGTCGACCACGACAATCAAGGCGCCTAGTGGTACCCACAAACGAGATATTCCCGAGCTGACAGAGAAAATTCAGGCGCCGTTTAAAGATCTATACCTAAAAGCTTTCACACGCGAGTTTTCGGAAGACGGCTTGTTGGCAGAAGCGGGTTCCAAGAAATCCGGCACACTGAGAATTGACAGTAAAATTCTCGAGCTGGCGCCCACCTATATTCCAGACAGCACAATGAACGCCAGTGGCCGCAACCGCGCTTACACACAAACCGCTGGTAAAATTCAAATGCAGTTTGATATATACGATGCTGCCACGGGTGAACACCTAGCCACGGTCACAGATAAGCGCGAGGCCACCAAAATGTGGCGCGAAAATAACTCGGTGCAAAATCGCTCGCAAATAAACCAAATCATGGGTACTTGGGCACGTATTTTTCGTACACACCTAGATGATTTAGGCGAAAAGTAA
- the thiD gene encoding bifunctional hydroxymethylpyrimidine kinase/phosphomethylpyrimidine kinase yields MTIAGSDSGAGAGIQADIKTCAALGVYCTSVLTAITAQNTRRITALESLPTKIVAQQFEAVIEDFNVAAIKVGMIGSAENLHYLAARLLDYKRTNPRVYIVLDTPLRASVGFSLFDDENLAPLWKMIGVADLITPNLSEAGRLLGCQDARSNANMELQALELIKRGARAVLIKGGHLIGAEASDYYLSVDAAIKPMWFSSGKLAAKNNHGTGCTLASAIAAHIVLGYSAPEAIASSKRYLYLLLQQSQHRQYGLGAGPLECLNQSRFTD; encoded by the coding sequence ATGACAATCGCGGGAAGCGATAGTGGCGCGGGCGCAGGTATCCAAGCTGACATTAAAACCTGCGCGGCGTTAGGCGTATATTGCACCTCCGTACTTACGGCCATCACGGCACAAAACACCCGGCGCATTACGGCGCTCGAATCACTGCCGACTAAAATTGTCGCGCAGCAATTTGAGGCGGTTATCGAAGACTTTAATGTCGCTGCAATAAAAGTCGGCATGATTGGCAGTGCAGAAAATTTGCACTATCTCGCCGCTCGACTATTGGACTACAAGCGTACAAACCCCCGCGTCTACATTGTGCTGGATACACCACTGCGCGCCAGCGTGGGCTTTAGCTTATTCGATGACGAAAATTTAGCGCCGCTGTGGAAAATGATTGGCGTCGCGGATTTGATCACACCGAACCTGTCCGAGGCCGGCCGTTTGCTTGGCTGTCAAGACGCTAGATCAAATGCCAATATGGAATTGCAGGCGCTGGAATTGATCAAGCGCGGCGCGCGCGCGGTGCTTATAAAAGGCGGGCATTTAATCGGAGCTGAGGCGTCGGACTATTATCTGAGTGTGGATGCGGCGATAAAGCCGATGTGGTTTTCGAGCGGCAAGCTTGCTGCCAAAAATAACCATGGCACCGGCTGCACACTAGCCAGCGCCATTGCGGCCCACATTGTATTGGGTTATTCCGCGCCTGAGGCCATCGCCTCGTCTAAGCGTTACCTTTATCTCCTGCTACAACAATCTCAGCACAGACAATATGGCCTGGGCGCAGGCCCGCTCGAGTGCCTGAATCAATCGCGTTTCACTGACTAA
- the thiC gene encoding phosphomethylpyrimidine synthase ThiC: MTEVVTEKKLSDSATVDAASIKPFPGSKKIFVQGSQADILVPMREISLADTAMELGAEKNPPVRVYDTSGPYTDENIVIDLRKGLAEMRRNWIDARLDTEYLNEKSSLFANQRARDEALDRLRFNHKRKIRRALAGKNVTQMHYAKQGIITPEMEYIAIRENMSLQQARAQGVLEQQHQGMDFGANIPDEITPEFVRSEVARGRAIIPANINHPELEPMIIGRNFLVKVNGNIGNSALGSSIEEEVEKLTWGTRWGADTIMDLSTGKNIHETREWIIRNSHVPIGTVPIYQALEKVNGVAEDLSWEIFRDTLIEQAEQGVDYFTIHAGVLLRYVPLTAKRVTGIVSRGGSIMAKWCLAHHKENFLYTHFEDICEIMKAYDVSFSLGDGLRPGSVADANDAAQFGELETLGELTKIAWKHDIQTMIEGPGHVPMHLIKENMDKQLRECGEAPFYTLGPLTTDIAPGYDHITSGIGAAMIAWYGCAMLCYVTPKEHLGLPNKDDVKVGIITYKIAAHAADLAKGHPGSQLRDNALSKARFEFRWEDQFNLGLDSDTARSFHDETLPKESAKVAHFCSMCGPKFCSMKITQEVREYAANLGADLSAELGEALGEESVVRMVDVEAEMATKAAEFRAQGTKLYSKV; the protein is encoded by the coding sequence ATGACAGAAGTAGTAACCGAAAAAAAATTAAGTGACAGTGCCACGGTGGATGCAGCGTCGATTAAACCTTTTCCTGGCTCAAAGAAGATTTTTGTCCAAGGTTCGCAAGCCGATATCCTGGTGCCTATGCGGGAAATATCTTTAGCCGATACGGCAATGGAATTAGGCGCGGAAAAAAATCCACCGGTGCGCGTCTATGATACCTCTGGGCCCTACACAGATGAAAATATTGTTATCGACTTGCGCAAGGGGCTGGCTGAGATGCGGCGCAACTGGATTGATGCGCGGCTAGACACAGAGTATCTAAATGAAAAGTCTTCACTGTTTGCCAATCAACGGGCTCGAGATGAAGCCTTAGATAGATTGCGTTTTAATCATAAGCGCAAGATTCGGCGCGCGCTGGCAGGAAAAAACGTCACCCAAATGCATTACGCAAAACAGGGAATAATCACGCCTGAAATGGAATACATTGCTATTCGCGAGAACATGAGTTTACAGCAGGCTCGTGCTCAGGGTGTGCTAGAGCAGCAGCATCAAGGTATGGATTTTGGTGCCAATATTCCCGATGAAATAACACCGGAATTTGTCCGTAGTGAAGTGGCCAGGGGGCGTGCGATCATTCCCGCCAATATCAATCATCCTGAATTAGAGCCGATGATTATCGGTCGAAATTTTTTGGTCAAAGTAAATGGCAATATTGGCAATTCAGCGCTTGGCTCATCTATTGAAGAAGAGGTTGAGAAGTTAACCTGGGGCACCCGTTGGGGCGCCGACACCATTATGGATCTTTCAACCGGGAAAAATATCCACGAGACCAGAGAGTGGATTATTCGCAATTCCCATGTGCCCATCGGCACTGTGCCTATTTATCAAGCCTTAGAAAAGGTTAATGGTGTGGCGGAAGATTTAAGCTGGGAAATTTTCCGCGATACCTTAATCGAGCAAGCGGAGCAGGGCGTGGATTACTTCACCATTCACGCCGGCGTTTTGCTGCGCTATGTGCCATTAACGGCGAAGCGAGTTACCGGCATAGTGTCCCGCGGCGGCTCCATCATGGCCAAGTGGTGCTTGGCGCACCACAAAGAAAATTTCTTGTACACCCATTTCGAAGATATCTGCGAAATCATGAAGGCCTATGATGTGTCGTTCTCACTGGGTGATGGGCTCAGACCGGGCTCGGTGGCCGACGCCAATGACGCCGCACAATTTGGCGAGCTAGAAACCTTGGGCGAGCTGACCAAGATTGCCTGGAAGCACGATATTCAAACCATGATTGAAGGGCCTGGCCACGTGCCAATGCATTTGATTAAAGAAAATATGGATAAACAATTGCGCGAGTGTGGCGAGGCTCCTTTCTACACTTTGGGCCCGTTAACCACCGATATTGCGCCTGGCTACGATCACATTACCTCCGGCATTGGTGCCGCCATGATTGCTTGGTATGGTTGCGCCATGCTGTGCTACGTCACACCGAAAGAGCATTTAGGCTTGCCCAATAAGGATGACGTCAAGGTGGGTATTATCACCTACAAAATAGCCGCCCATGCTGCCGATTTAGCGAAGGGGCATCCAGGCTCTCAGCTGCGCGACAATGCGCTGTCGAAAGCGCGCTTCGAATTTCGTTGGGAAGATCAATTTAACTTAGGTTTAGACTCGGACACCGCGCGCAGCTTTCACGATGAAACGCTGCCCAAAGAGTCCGCTAAAGTGGCGCATTTCTGCTCCATGTGTGGGCCCAAGTTTTGCTCCATGAAAATCACTCAGGAGGTGCGCGAATACGCGGCGAATTTAGGTGCGGATTTAAGTGCAGAGCTGGGTGAGGCGCTAGGCGAGGAAAGTGTTGTGCGCATGGTGGATGTGGAGGCCGAGATGGCAACCAAGGCGGCCGAATTTCGCGCCCAGGGCACAAAACTTTATAGCAAAGTCTAG
- a CDS encoding NUDIX domain-containing protein — translation MPIPESQFIAADVEVAQTEVGYQGFFRLERLKLRHKLFRGGWSQWFNRELFVRGDAVAAILYDPATDQIGFIEQFRVGALKEPYGPWCLEVVAGISEPGESPAQVIEREIEEEAGIKAVELVSICQYLSSPGGSDERLHLFCALCDLSRAGGVFGLADENEDIRLHLAPASEVFAAMYTSRFNNAATLLCLQWLHINHARLRSRS, via the coding sequence ATGCCGATACCAGAGAGCCAGTTTATCGCCGCCGATGTAGAGGTGGCGCAAACCGAGGTTGGCTACCAGGGTTTTTTTCGCCTAGAGCGGTTGAAACTGCGGCATAAATTATTTCGCGGCGGTTGGAGCCAGTGGTTTAACCGCGAACTGTTTGTGCGCGGCGACGCCGTGGCCGCCATTTTGTATGATCCGGCCACCGATCAGATTGGCTTTATCGAGCAGTTTAGGGTGGGCGCTTTAAAAGAGCCCTATGGCCCGTGGTGCTTAGAAGTGGTTGCCGGTATCTCTGAGCCGGGTGAAAGCCCTGCGCAGGTGATTGAGCGAGAGATAGAAGAAGAGGCCGGGATCAAGGCTGTCGAACTTGTTTCAATTTGCCAGTATCTATCTAGCCCCGGCGGTTCGGACGAGCGGCTGCACCTTTTTTGCGCTCTGTGTGACCTTAGCCGTGCTGGCGGAGTTTTTGGCCTGGCGGACGAAAATGAAGATATTCGGCTACATCTGGCGCCGGCGTCGGAGGTTTTCGCAGCTATGTACACCAGTCGCTTTAACAACGCTGCCACCCTCTTGTGCTTACAGTGGTTACACATTAACCACGCCAGACTGCGGAGCCGGTCATAG
- a CDS encoding DUF1249 domain-containing protein, with protein sequence MIERSSIRTRRRYQVNLVEQQALGDLNYVRLMRLMPDLHQASQWSFRISAPRGDWRVTLSVEERARFTTSVLISRHQGDCEWTRFPALRVRLYHDASMAEVIAWERHRVKLGRYSYPNNKMYQCDEKAQLNRFLGEWLSHCLAQGKANAVNLKLTG encoded by the coding sequence ATGATTGAACGATCGAGCATTCGCACGCGCCGGCGCTACCAAGTTAACTTGGTGGAGCAGCAGGCCTTGGGCGATTTGAACTATGTTCGATTGATGCGGCTGATGCCGGATTTGCACCAGGCCAGCCAATGGAGTTTTCGGATTTCGGCGCCTCGGGGCGATTGGCGGGTAACGCTCAGTGTTGAGGAACGTGCCAGATTCACAACCAGCGTGTTAATATCCCGCCACCAAGGCGACTGCGAATGGACCCGTTTCCCGGCCCTACGAGTCAGGCTCTATCACGATGCGAGCATGGCAGAGGTCATTGCCTGGGAGCGGCACAGAGTAAAATTAGGCCGCTACAGTTACCCGAATAATAAGATGTATCAATGTGACGAGAAGGCGCAATTGAATCGCTTTCTCGGCGAGTGGTTGAGCCACTGTTTGGCGCAAGGCAAGGCCAACGCAGTTAACTTGAAGCTTACCGGCTAG